Within Claveliimonas bilis, the genomic segment CATTGAATCCCTGAATCATGATATTTCCATTGGCTCTGTTCTGGATCCCACACAGAAAATCCATGTTCTTCTTGAAAAGCATCGGGCTGCTCTTGCCGCTGGAATAAAATAACGATATGAAATAAGAAAGACTTCCATGATCTGCTGTAAATCGTTGGAAGTCTTTCTTGTTTTTATCATATAAAATATGCTCTATTTATTGAAATCTGTATAGACGCCTCCGCTTTCCATATGTATCCCTCTTGCCTCTGCCATTTCCGATACAGTTACCAGCTGATAGCCTGCATCCACTAGTTTAGGGATCAAAGTAAGCGCTGCATCTACACTGGAACCATGTATATCATGAAGGAGAACAATGTCACCGTCATCTGCAGTCTGAAGCACATTATTGACCACTGCATTCGCATCCTTCGTTTTCCAGTCCAGCGTGTCAATATTCCACAGGATCATAGGCATTCCCACATTTTTCTTTAGCGCATCATTGATCGCCCCATAAGGCGGACGCATCACTGTCGCTGTCTGCCCGCATGCCTTCTCGATCAGATTATTCGTATCACCGATCTGTGCGCGCATATCTGCATCGCTTAATTTAGGCAGTTCCGGGTGATTATAGGAATGATTGCCCAGCTCGCAGCCTGCCTCTACCATTTTGGAAATGACATCTTCATGGCCGGGAATATTGATGCCCTGCATAAAAAACGTGGCGTGGGCATTATATTTTTCCAAAGCAGCAATCAACTCTGCCGTCCGATCTCCCGGTCCATCATCAAATGTAAGAGCCATCATGGGCTGCTCAGGGTCAACCTTACTTTTTTTAGACTCCAGCGCCCCCTCTTCATCAAAGACACATACAGATGAGCCGATCCTTTGCTTTCCTGTTGCCATCTCACCTTCCTGGTTGAAATAGTAGGTCTTCTCATCCAGTTCCATCCACCCTAGTGCTGCTTTTCCATCTGAAAGAAGATAAGCTTTGCTCTCACCTTTCTTTTTCCACTGATCTTTCTGCATGATACCTTTTTCATCAAAGAAATAGTAACTTGCTCCGATCTGCTTCCATCCGCTGACTTTCCGGCCATCTTCTCCAAAATAGTAAGTTCTTTCCTTTACTGTAACAAAATCATTTTCCACATAAGTACCATCCCAGCGCCGGAACTTCTCTTTGTCCCATTCGCCTACTTTATTCAGAACAGTGAGATCTCCGTCCGTCAGCTTTATGGTTACCTTCCCTTTCCACTTCTTGGCAAGCTGCTGCTCTATCTCTTTGGAAAGCTGTAACTGGATCGGAAATTTTCCTTCCTTTGTCCCGTCTGCTTTGCAGGCAATCTCATAGCCTTTCCCCTGCTTCAGATCCTGCATCAGATCCCAGACTGTATATCCACTTTTTTTGTCCAGTTTCTTTTTATGCATCTTTTTTTCTTTCGCCTCACTGGACACTTTTGTCTGAAACGCCGGCATTTCTTCGCCCTGCTTTATTGAAACTGACTTCGCTTCTACTGTGATCAATATATTTCTACTCTTTAGAGCTGCTACCGTAGTCTGAAAAGCAATGATAAGCAGGATAAGCAAAATAAATGCCCCAATTACTCGTTTGACCGTCTTCTCCCGTTTTAACCTCTGTTTTCTGTCCCGCACAGAATGAGCGGATTCTCTTTGCTTTATCATATGTACCTCATTTCACCGGAGTTTTTCCGCTTCTGTCATCATTTTTCAGATATCTGTCTTATAATTATATTACTTTGATATCTGATACCTTATTTAGAATAACATTGCCCTTCTTATGCTTCAACAAAATATCAGGATTGTAATATTAATTATCTTTCATGTAACATTTGTTTAATATATATTTCGACATATATCTTCCAAAATCATCTTTTACCGTCTGAAAAAAGGCTTGCTTCTTCTATCCATCCCATAAGCTCTTTGTCAATCTGTGAAGGATCCGAAATCAGAACATGGTGCGTCCATCTGCCGGTCAAAAAACTGTAAAACAGTATCCTGCATAGTCTTTCCCCCTTCCGTATCTGCACAGGCAAAGAAAAGACCGGAGTCATCTTCAGCCCTGCTCACGCTGCTTTTGTCTCCGGCCCTTTCTCTTTAATTTACGATCCTTACTCTCAGCACCCCGTCAATCTGCCTTAAATCGTCCGCTACCCGTTCCGGGATTTCCGAATCAATATCGATCATCGTATATGCATATCCGCCCTTGCTTTTATTCGCCATATCGGCAATATTCATATTATCATCTGCCAAAATTCTGGTAAACTGACCGATCATATTCGGCTTATTGTAATGGAGAAGAACAATTCTTTTATTCTCGCCCGGCATTCCCATATCACAGTCCGGGTAATTGACAGAATTGCGGATATTTCCATATTCCAGATAATCCATGATCTGACGGACTGCCATTTTAGCACAATTATCTTCAGATTCCTCAGTGGATGCTCCAAGATGTGGAATAACGATAGCACCTTTTACTCCGGCAATAACAGGAGTCGGGAAGTCTGTCACATAATGACGTACCTGACCGCTTTCCAGGGCATCGATCATATCCTCCTCATTTACCAGGACATCTCTGGCAAAATTCAGGACAATTACTCCCTTCTTCATGAGTCCGAGTGCATTTTTATCGATCATGCCTTTTGTACTGTCCATTGCCGGCACATGGATCGTAATATAATCACAGTTTTTATATAATTCATCTACGGTTTTTGCGTGGTGGATATTCCTGGAAAGTCTCCATGCAGAATCCACGGAAACATAAGGATCAAACCCGTACACATCCATTCCAAGATGAGTTGCCGCATTTGCCACGAGCACTCCAATTGCGCCAAGCCCTATCACGCCAAGCTTTTTCCCTTCCAGCTCACATCCTGCAAAGGCTTTTTTCGCTTTTTCTGCGTCTTTGGCAATATTACCGTCCTCTTCATTTTCCTGCACCCAGTTGATTCCTCCAATGATGTCTCTGGATGCCAGAAGCATTCCGGCAATCACCAGCTCTTTCACACCATTTGCATTTGCGCCGGGTGTATTAAATACAACAATCCCCCTCTCCGCACATTTGTCCAGAGGAATATTGTTTACTCCGGCGCCCGCCCTTGCAATCGCCTTCAACTCCGGACTAAACTCCATGTCATGCATGGCAGCGCTCCTTACAAGGATCGCATCTGCTTTCCCCGGGTCACTGACTGGTACATATTGTTCCGTCATACCTTCCATCCCAGCCTCAGAAATTTGGTTTAAGCAATAATAATGATACATGTCTACAGATTCTCCTTCTCAAATTTCTTCATAAAATCTACCAGTGCCTGAACTCCCTCATATGGCATTGCATTGTAAATGCTGGCTCTCATACCGCCCACACTCCGGTGTCCTTTTAAATTTTCCAGTCCTGCCTCTTTTGCCTCTTTCACAAATTTGGCATCCAGTTCTTCATTACCTGTCACAAACGGTACGTTCATAAGAGAGCGGTCCTTCTTTTCGACTGTCCCCTTAAAAAGACAGCTCTCATCCAGATAATCGTAGAGAAGCTTGGCTTTCTTCTCATTTTTCTTCTTTATTTCTTCCAGACCACCCTGCTTTTTCAGCCACTTGAACACCTTGCCGCAGATATAGATCCCGTAAGCCGGCGGAGTATTGTAAAGAGAACCGGCGTCTGCATGTGTCTTATACTGCATCATGGTCGGCGTACCCGGAAGGACATCTTCTGTGATCAGATCCTCTCTGATAATGACGATCACTACTCCGGCAGGGCCGATATTTTTCTGTACACCGCCATAAATCAAACCGTACTTTGTTACATCCACCGGTTCAGATAAAAAGCAGGAGGATACATCCGCCACAAGCGGTTTCCCTTTCGTGTCGGGAAGCTCACGAAATTTTGTCCCGTAAATAGTATTATTTTCACATATGTATACATAATCGGCATCCGGCGACACGGAAAGATCGGAACAGTCCGGTATATAGGAAAATGTTTTATCCTCAGATGAGGCAATCTTATTAACCCGGCCGTATTTCTGCGCTTCCTGATAAGCCTTTTTTGCCCACTGTCCGGTTACGATATAATCTGCCACTTTGTTTTTCATCAGGTTCATAGGAATCATGGCAAACTGCAAAGATACTCCTCCCTGCAGGAAAAGGACTTTATAGTTTTCCGGAATATGCATCAGCTCCCGTATATCTGTTTCCGCTTCATTTAAAATAGAGGCAAAAGCCTGTGAACGATGACTCATTTCCATCACAGACATTCCGGTTCCTCTGTAATCTGTCATTTCCTCCGCCGCCTCTTTCAGAACTTCTTCCGGCAGCATGGCCGGTCCTGCTGAAAAATTATAGACTCTGCTCATAAGCTTCTCCCTCCATTTTCTTTTCTATTTCTACATATCCGCTTCGTCAAAGGCTTCCCGAATCGGCGCTCCCGGCGCCACCATCGGCCATACTTTCTCGTCTTTATCAATCTGACAGTCAATGACAATGGGTTTTCCGAGAGTCAGCGCTCTTGCAAAGGCCTCCTGAAATTCTTCCCGTGTAGTTACCCGAACGCCTTCTGCTCCCATCGCTTCTGCCAGCTTTACAAAATCCACTGCATCATTAAGAACAGTCTGGGAATATCTTTTTCCATAGAACAAATCCTGCCACTGACGTACCATTCCCAGCACATGATTGTTGATCACTACTTGAATCACCGGAATATTGCTTCTTACCGCTGTGGCAATTTCATTCATGTTCATACGGAAACATCCATCCCCGGCAATATTGACTACTGTCTTATCCGGCATTCCGGTCTTTGCCCCAAGCGCGGCGCCAAGCCCGTATCCCATAGTTCCGAGTCCGCCGGAAGTGAGCAAAGTACGCGGTTTTGTGTACTTATAATACTGTGCCGCCCACATCTGATGCTGACCAACCTCTGTTACAATGATCGCTTCTCCTTTTGTCTGACGGTAGATTTCTTCCACTACAAAAGGACCAGTCAACCCTTCACTTGGATAAACGAGAGGATATTTTTCCTTGTAAGCCATAATCTTTTCTTTCCACTCGCTGTGATCCTGCTGTTCCAAAAGCTCATTAATCCTTTTAAGAGTCACCTTCAGATCACCGATCACTCCTTCTGTGATAAGCACATTTTTGTTCATCTCAGCTGCATCTACATCAAACTGAAGGATTTTGGCATGTTTTGCAAACTCCTTCACATTTCCGGTAACACGATCGCTGAAGCGAGCGCCGGCTACGATCAGAAGGTCACATTCATCCACACCGTAATCTGCTGTTTTTGTTCCATGCATTCCTATCATCCCGGTATAAAGTTCATCTGTTCCGGGAAATGCTCCTTTTCCCATAAGAGAGTCTGTCACAGGAGCATCTACTTTCTTTATAAACTCATACAATTCCTTATGAGCACCAGACAAAATCGCACCGCCGCCCACAAAGACGTAGGGTTTTTTGGACTGACGGATCATTTCCAAAGCTGTTTGGATATCTTCCTCGCACACTTCTTCAGAGGGCATTACCGGCTCGATCACTGCCGGCTCATATTCTGTCACTGTGCTGGTAATATCTTTCGGAATATCGATAAGAACCGGCCCCGGACGCCCCTTTTTTGCGATTACGAAGGCTTTGCGGATGGTATCTGCCAGTTTTGTTACATCCTTCACAATATAGTTATGCTTTGTAATAGGCATAGTAATACCTGCAATATCAATTTCCTGGAAACTGTCTTTTCCAAGTAAGGATACTCCTACATTACAGGTAATTGCAACGATTGGAATAGAGTCCATATATGCTGTCGCAATTCCTGTCACAAGATTCGTTGCGCCCGGCCCGCTGGTGGCAAAGCATACCCCTACTCGCCCTGTTGCTCTGGCATAGCCGTCCGCCGCATGGGCTGCTCCCTGTTCGTGGGATGTAAGAATGTGTCTGATTTCATTACTATGCTTATACAGCTCATCATATACATTCAGGATTGCTCCCCCCGGATAGCCGAATACTGTATCAACACCCTGTTCTTTTAAACATTCAATAACAATTTCTGCACCTGTCAACTGCATTTCATCACTCTTTTCCTACTTTTATTTATTTTTTTGGAATTTCCAATACAGCGCCGCGATTTCCCGAAGTAACCATGGAAGCATATCTTGCCAGATATCCTGTTGTAATCTTAGGTTCACGAGGCTGCCAGTTTTTCTTCCTTTCTTCCAATACTTCATCCGGAACATCCAGTTCGATTTTCAGTCCGGGAATATCGATCTTGATTATATCTCCTTCTTCTACAAAAGCAATGGGGCCGCCCACTGCGGCTTCCGGTGAAACATGTCCGATAGACGCTCCTCTGGATGCACCGCTGAAACGTCCGTCTGTGATCAGAGCTACACTGGATCCAAGTCCCATTCCGGCAATAGCAGAGGTTGGATTGAGCATTTCCGGCATTCCGGGACCTCCCTTGGGCCCTACATAGCGGATCACAACCACATCACCTTCTACAATTTTTCCTCCTTTGATCGCTGCGATCGCATCTTCCTCACAGTCAAAGACTCTTGCAGGCCCTTCGTGAACCAGCATTTCATCTACAACTGCAGACCGTTTTACCACGGTTCCGTCAGGAGCCAGGTTGCCTTTCAAAACTGCAAGGCCGCCCGTTTCGCTGTATGGATTGTCGATTGGCCGGATGACGTTATGATTTTTGTTCACCGCTCCTTTGATGTTTTCGCCAACTGTCTTTCCGGTTACAGTCATACACTCCGTATGGAGAAGTCCTTTTTTATTCAGCTCAGACATGACAGCGTAAACGCCGCCCGCCTCATTGAGATCTTCAATATAAGTATGGCCTGCTGGTGCAAGGTGGCAGAGATTCGGAGTCTTCTCACTGATTCCGTTTGCGAAATCGATCTCGAAATCCATACCGATCTCATGAGCGATCGCCGGCAGATGCAGCATACTGTTGGTGGAGCATCCAAGTGCCATATCTACAGTCAGGGCATTGAGGATTGCCTCCTTCGTCATAATATCTCTTGGACAGATATTTTTTCTTACCAATTCCATGATCTGCATTCCGGCATGTTTTGCAAGACGGATACGCTCGGAATAAACTGCCGGAATCGTTCCGTTTCCTGCAAGTCCCATTCCGAGAACCTCTGTCAGACAGTTCATGCTGTTTGCTGTATACATCCCGGAACAGGATCCGCATGTGGGACATGCCTTGTTTTCCATCTCCAGAAGTCCTTCATCGTCCATCTTTCCTGCCGCATGAGCGCCAACTGCTTCAAACATACTGGAAAGACTTGTTTTTTCGCCATGTACGTGTCCGGCCATCATTGGACCGCCGCTGACAAAAATTGTCGGCACATTGATCCGGGCTGCCGCCATCAGAAGCCCAGGCACATTCTTATCACAATTCGGAACCATAACAAGTCCGTCGAACTGATGGGCCATTGCCATCGCTTCCGTAGAATCTGCAATAAGATCACGGGTCACAAGAGAATATTTCATACCAATGTGTCCCATGGCGATTCCGTCACACACTGCAATGGCCGGAAATACAATAGGGGTTCCCCCTGCCATTGCCACACCCATCTTCACTGCATTCACGATCTTATCCAGATTCATGTGTCCTGGAACAATCTCATTGTAGGAGCTGACAATACCGATCAGTGGACGGTCAAGCTCTTCTTTCGTGTATCCTAACGCATTAAATAACGAACGGTGGGGTGCCTGCTGCACGCCCTTTTTTACATTATCACTTCTCATATTCAATCCTCCGTTGCAATTTGGGACGTAACACTTTTAAACTTTACTACGTCCCAAATTGAAAAATACCCTGTGTAAAACTGCAATATACCCTGTGTAAAACTGTATCTAAATATATGCTGCGATCCGATCTCCCATCTCTTTTGTGCCGATCTGCTTCTTGCCCTCCGACATAATATCTATCGTACGATACCCGTCTTTCAGGACTTTCTCTACTGCCGCTTCAATGGCGTCTGCCTCCTGATCCAGGTCAAAACTGAATCTTAGCATCATAGCAGCGGATAAAATGGTTGCGATCGGATTTGCTATTCCTTTTCCGGCAATATCCGGGGCGGAACCTCCGCTTGGCTCATACAGGCCGAATTTTGTTTCATTCAGACTGGCACTTGCCAGCATTCCAATAGATCCGGTCACCATACTGGCTTCGTCAGAGAGAATATCGCCAAACATATTCTCTGTCAAAATCACATCAAACTGACGCGGATCTTTTACCAGCTGCATCGCACAATTGTCTACCAGCATATGTTCCAACTCAACGTTCGGATACTCTTTTGCCACGTCTTCTACAACTTTTCTCCAAAGTCTGGAAGAATCCAGTACATTCGCCTTATCCACACTTGTTACTTTGCATCGTCTCTTTTCCGCAACGTCAAAAGCACGCTTTGCAATCCTTCTGATCTCATTTTCATTATAGGTGAGAGAATCATAGGCTGTCATAACGCCATCTTCCTCTACGGTTTTCCTTTCTCCAAAATACAGACCTCCGGTCAGCTCACGCATGATCATCATATCAAAACCGCCCTCCGTAATGTCTTCTTTCAAAGGACAGGCTCCTTTCAATTCATCATACAAAACTGCAGGCCGCAGATTGGCAAAAAGATTCAGTGCCTTTCTTATTTTCAAAAGTCCGGCCTCCGGTCTTTTATCCGGCTCAAGCTGATACCAGGGTGAAGTTTTTGCATCTCCCCCTATGGATCCCATTAATACTGCATCGCAGGCTTTTGCTTTTTCTATTGTCTCATCGGTCAGAGGGATTCCGTGCACATCAATAGAGGCGCCTCCCAAAAGAAGCTGTTCATAATGGCAGGTATGTCCATATACATTTCCAACTTTATCTAAAACCTTCATGGCCTCTGTGACAATCTCCGGCCCGATACCATCGCCTTTGATCACTCCAATCTTCAGATCCATACACCTCTTCCTTTCTATACAAATTTCATTATTTTTTAATAATATCTCATTTTATGACTTGTTTCAACCCTTTCACAGTGAATTAACACAAAAAATAGAGTGTCCTCGGTTTTTAATTATTTTATAAAATAGAACTGCCGTTGTAGGAATAGGTGTTCCTTCAACGGCAGTTTTCGATTTTCTTATTCAGTTTTTTCCCTTTCTTTTCTTGATTGCATCCACTTATTCATAAGCTACTTGCTCTATCGGCATGGGTTTTATTTATTTCTTTCGCTTTTTAATAACAACTGTGGCTATGATGATGATCACTGCTGCCGCTGCCAACGCTATCCAAATTCCAACAGAAGAAGTATCTCCTGTTCTTGGTGCTGCCTGACGGACGTTTGAATTCTGCCCTTCCTGACTGGCAGTTTCTGCTTTTTTCGTATCTGTTCCATCATTTGCCTCTGATGGAGCCTCTGTCACACTGCCACTGTTGACATCCGCTGAATCATTTGTCCCAGTTCCATTGCTGGTATCCACTGAATCATTTGTTTCGCTTCCGTCACTGGTATCCGACGAATCATTTGTTCCGCTTCCGTCACTGGTATCCGCTGAATCATTTGTTCCGCTTCCATCGCTGGTATCTGCCGAATCATCTGTTCCGTTACCATCGCTGGTATCTGCCGAATCATCTGTTCCGCTTCCATCGTCGGCAGCAGCCTTAACGGTAATGCTTTGCACCGCTGATACAGTCACTTCTCCGGAAGTATACTGAAGCTGTACTTCTGTATCTGCTGTTGTCAACGCTTCCTGACTGTAGGTAATCTCTCCCGATACATCTGTCTCGGTTCCATCACTCCACACTGCCCTTACACTGATTCCGGAAGGATCAAAAGTTTCCCCTTCCGAGTATTCTGTCTTGGATGGCGCTGCTGCAATATAAATAGACTGGAGAGTCTTTGTCACAGGATCTTCTGCAGATACCGTTCCTGTATTCACAACAGTTACATAGTCTGCGGAAATATAAGCATACATGGAATCAAAACTATATTCTCCTGCTGATGCAACAGATGTTCTGTCCGCATTTAGCACGGCGTCACTCTGAATGCGATAAAATCCATTTGTGCTGTTGCTGTCCAAAATCAAAACAGCATAATTTGCGCTGGTTCCAGTCTGATAAAGGACTGTTGAACTTGTATTGCTCTCCTGTCTTACATTTACTGTATTATGGCTGGATGCAAGCGTATCTTTAATACCGATGGTATAGCTTCCGCAATCCTGACTTCCTGCCGCCTGATCCAAATTGTAGGCAATGTTGGCAGCCTTTTCACCCCAGTACGGATCCGACGCATATTTTACATTAAGCCCGCTTCCTTTATTACCAAGGAATCCTCCTGAATATGTAGAGCTGGACGGATCAAGATAACTCTGCGACATCCATCCGCACGCAAAATCTTCAATACATGCCTGAACACTTGAGAATGTATCTGCGCTCTCACCCGGCGAAGCATCAACGGCATTCAGCCCGAATAGATTGTTTTTTCCGGATGCGATCGAACTGGTTCCCCAGGCGCTTTCATTTCCTGCTATACTCACCATCAGAAGCGCATTTACTCCGTAAGCTTCCTGTGCATTAACAAAATCGCTTCCCGTACCGCTCATTTTGGAACTGCCTGACACTTTTGCGGCGATCATGGTGTTTAAACTGTCTCCGCTGTATAATGTCTGGCTTCGCAGCGGAAGATATTGATAATAATTATAATACGGCTGATCCGGATTCACAGAATGGGAGCGTGTATTATTCTGATAATCTGAGATCATAGTTTCGTAATCGGTATAAAAATAATGACCGTCATAACTGTAATATTTTTGTCCGGAAGTCAAGTAAGAAGGAGCCTCTCCATTATCCAGACGGCTTCTGTACCCAGGTGTAGTCATATCATACACAATACAGTGAAGCAGCCTTCCGTCTTCCACTTCATATCCGCTGACTACTTCAACCGCATCCAGGCTTATAACCTGTACTTCCGATTCATCCACCCAGCCAATAACGCCCGACATCATAAATTTGACTTTGCCATTGCTTGTCCCAAGATAAGCCGCATCTGCGCCATAATCTCCGTTAACATAGCCGGCTTTCCCTGTTCCGTCTTCCGTATAACTGGTTGTCTCATTGCTTTTCGTATTAAAATTGACGATCATCGGCGAACTGCTTCTTGCCCGGGCATTGCTTCCTTCGTCTTCAACCACTCCATCTGAATCGCCGACTTCTGTAATATTTCCGTTTTCATCCATAGCAGTAACGGATTCCTGACTCTGTGAATTTTCATCCTGAAGCTCTGAAGATGTCTGCTCCCCCTCGGCATCTTCCGCATTGCTTTTCATAGCAGGGACTGCGGTCAAAACCATGCACATGAAAAGCATTGGTATCAGCAATTTTCCTTTTTTCATTTACCTTTTACCTCCTTACCCTTTATTAATTATTCATATAAAGCCATTTCTAAAGAATCTTGTGTTTCAGACCACATTTTCTTTGCACAATGGCATCACACTGATACAAAAAAATCATAACATAATTCCGATAATTTTTTCAACTTTTTCACATTTTCTCCATAAAATTTACACATTTTCCTTTTTTATATGTAAAAATGATATTCTTCTTTTCCAAGAAAGAACAAAACGTCCCGTAAACAGAAAAGAACCGGAAATACCGGTTCTTTCATCTCTTAAACAATTTTAATTCTAAACAAATGGATTAATCCTGATTTGCC encodes:
- a CDS encoding polysaccharide deacetylase family protein; protein product: MIKQRESAHSVRDRKQRLKREKTVKRVIGAFILLILLIIAFQTTVAALKSRNILITVEAKSVSIKQGEEMPAFQTKVSSEAKEKKMHKKKLDKKSGYTVWDLMQDLKQGKGYEIACKADGTKEGKFPIQLQLSKEIEQQLAKKWKGKVTIKLTDGDLTVLNKVGEWDKEKFRRWDGTYVENDFVTVKERTYYFGEDGRKVSGWKQIGASYYFFDEKGIMQKDQWKKKGESKAYLLSDGKAALGWMELDEKTYYFNQEGEMATGKQRIGSSVCVFDEEGALESKKSKVDPEQPMMALTFDDGPGDRTAELIAALEKYNAHATFFMQGINIPGHEDVISKMVEAGCELGNHSYNHPELPKLSDADMRAQIGDTNNLIEKACGQTATVMRPPYGAINDALKKNVGMPMILWNIDTLDWKTKDANAVVNNVLQTADDGDIVLLHDIHGSSVDAALTLIPKLVDAGYQLVTVSEMAEARGIHMESGGVYTDFNK
- the ilvB gene encoding biosynthetic-type acetolactate synthase large subunit, translated to MQLTGAEIVIECLKEQGVDTVFGYPGGAILNVYDELYKHSNEIRHILTSHEQGAAHAADGYARATGRVGVCFATSGPGATNLVTGIATAYMDSIPIVAITCNVGVSLLGKDSFQEIDIAGITMPITKHNYIVKDVTKLADTIRKAFVIAKKGRPGPVLIDIPKDITSTVTEYEPAVIEPVMPSEEVCEEDIQTALEMIRQSKKPYVFVGGGAILSGAHKELYEFIKKVDAPVTDSLMGKGAFPGTDELYTGMIGMHGTKTADYGVDECDLLIVAGARFSDRVTGNVKEFAKHAKILQFDVDAAEMNKNVLITEGVIGDLKVTLKRINELLEQQDHSEWKEKIMAYKEKYPLVYPSEGLTGPFVVEEIYRQTKGEAIIVTEVGQHQMWAAQYYKYTKPRTLLTSGGLGTMGYGLGAALGAKTGMPDKTVVNIAGDGCFRMNMNEIATAVRSNIPVIQVVINNHVLGMVRQWQDLFYGKRYSQTVLNDAVDFVKLAEAMGAEGVRVTTREEFQEAFARALTLGKPIVIDCQIDKDEKVWPMVAPGAPIREAFDEADM
- a CDS encoding phosphoglycerate dehydrogenase, with the protein product MYHYYCLNQISEAGMEGMTEQYVPVSDPGKADAILVRSAAMHDMEFSPELKAIARAGAGVNNIPLDKCAERGIVVFNTPGANANGVKELVIAGMLLASRDIIGGINWVQENEEDGNIAKDAEKAKKAFAGCELEGKKLGVIGLGAIGVLVANAATHLGMDVYGFDPYVSVDSAWRLSRNIHHAKTVDELYKNCDYITIHVPAMDSTKGMIDKNALGLMKKGVIVLNFARDVLVNEEDMIDALESGQVRHYVTDFPTPVIAGVKGAIVIPHLGASTEESEDNCAKMAVRQIMDYLEYGNIRNSVNYPDCDMGMPGENKRIVLLHYNKPNMIGQFTRILADDNMNIADMANKSKGGYAYTMIDIDSEIPERVADDLRQIDGVLRVRIVN
- a CDS encoding glucosaminidase domain-containing protein, with the translated sequence MKKGKLLIPMLFMCMVLTAVPAMKSNAEDAEGEQTSSELQDENSQSQESVTAMDENGNITEVGDSDGVVEDEGSNARARSSSPMIVNFNTKSNETTSYTEDGTGKAGYVNGDYGADAAYLGTSNGKVKFMMSGVIGWVDESEVQVISLDAVEVVSGYEVEDGRLLHCIVYDMTTPGYRSRLDNGEAPSYLTSGQKYYSYDGHYFYTDYETMISDYQNNTRSHSVNPDQPYYNYYQYLPLRSQTLYSGDSLNTMIAAKVSGSSKMSGTGSDFVNAQEAYGVNALLMVSIAGNESAWGTSSIASGKNNLFGLNAVDASPGESADTFSSVQACIEDFACGWMSQSYLDPSSSTYSGGFLGNKGSGLNVKYASDPYWGEKAANIAYNLDQAAGSQDCGSYTIGIKDTLASSHNTVNVRQESNTSSTVLYQTGTSANYAVLILDSNSTNGFYRIQSDAVLNADRTSVASAGEYSFDSMYAYISADYVTVVNTGTVSAEDPVTKTLQSIYIAAAPSKTEYSEGETFDPSGISVRAVWSDGTETDVSGEITYSQEALTTADTEVQLQYTSGEVTVSAVQSITVKAAADDGSGTDDSADTSDGNGTDDSADTSDGSGTNDSADTSDGSGTNDSSDTSDGSETNDSVDTSNGTGTNDSADVNSGSVTEAPSEANDGTDTKKAETASQEGQNSNVRQAAPRTGDTSSVGIWIALAAAAVIIIIATVVIKKRKK
- the serC gene encoding 3-phosphoserine/phosphohydroxythreonine transaminase, which translates into the protein MSRVYNFSAGPAMLPEEVLKEAAEEMTDYRGTGMSVMEMSHRSQAFASILNEAETDIRELMHIPENYKVLFLQGGVSLQFAMIPMNLMKNKVADYIVTGQWAKKAYQEAQKYGRVNKIASSEDKTFSYIPDCSDLSVSPDADYVYICENNTIYGTKFRELPDTKGKPLVADVSSCFLSEPVDVTKYGLIYGGVQKNIGPAGVVIVIIREDLITEDVLPGTPTMMQYKTHADAGSLYNTPPAYGIYICGKVFKWLKKQGGLEEIKKKNEKKAKLLYDYLDESCLFKGTVEKKDRSLMNVPFVTGNEELDAKFVKEAKEAGLENLKGHRSVGGMRASIYNAMPYEGVQALVDFMKKFEKENL
- the leuB gene encoding 3-isopropylmalate dehydrogenase; this translates as MDLKIGVIKGDGIGPEIVTEAMKVLDKVGNVYGHTCHYEQLLLGGASIDVHGIPLTDETIEKAKACDAVLMGSIGGDAKTSPWYQLEPDKRPEAGLLKIRKALNLFANLRPAVLYDELKGACPLKEDITEGGFDMMIMRELTGGLYFGERKTVEEDGVMTAYDSLTYNENEIRRIAKRAFDVAEKRRCKVTSVDKANVLDSSRLWRKVVEDVAKEYPNVELEHMLVDNCAMQLVKDPRQFDVILTENMFGDILSDEASMVTGSIGMLASASLNETKFGLYEPSGGSAPDIAGKGIANPIATILSAAMMLRFSFDLDQEADAIEAAVEKVLKDGYRTIDIMSEGKKQIGTKEMGDRIAAYI
- a CDS encoding DUF5655 domain-containing protein; translation: MTGRWTHHVLISDPSQIDKELMGWIEEASLFSDGKR
- the ilvD gene encoding dihydroxy-acid dehydratase yields the protein MRSDNVKKGVQQAPHRSLFNALGYTKEELDRPLIGIVSSYNEIVPGHMNLDKIVNAVKMGVAMAGGTPIVFPAIAVCDGIAMGHIGMKYSLVTRDLIADSTEAMAMAHQFDGLVMVPNCDKNVPGLLMAAARINVPTIFVSGGPMMAGHVHGEKTSLSSMFEAVGAHAAGKMDDEGLLEMENKACPTCGSCSGMYTANSMNCLTEVLGMGLAGNGTIPAVYSERIRLAKHAGMQIMELVRKNICPRDIMTKEAILNALTVDMALGCSTNSMLHLPAIAHEIGMDFEIDFANGISEKTPNLCHLAPAGHTYIEDLNEAGGVYAVMSELNKKGLLHTECMTVTGKTVGENIKGAVNKNHNVIRPIDNPYSETGGLAVLKGNLAPDGTVVKRSAVVDEMLVHEGPARVFDCEEDAIAAIKGGKIVEGDVVVIRYVGPKGGPGMPEMLNPTSAIAGMGLGSSVALITDGRFSGASRGASIGHVSPEAAVGGPIAFVEEGDIIKIDIPGLKIELDVPDEVLEERKKNWQPREPKITTGYLARYASMVTSGNRGAVLEIPKK